Proteins found in one Vagococcus carniphilus genomic segment:
- a CDS encoding GNAT family N-acetyltransferase, with protein MLFGSIEYWAGVQLRNELLKKTSGKELITTLPIEEKNNFHLVVIVEGEVVGTLMLSRMNQTTMRIEQVAISKKVQGQGLGITLIEYAEEFSSELGFQHVFLTGRESAWSFYEKLGYQGNDVVEMNGTIRIKEFNKIIRVKEMETNG; from the coding sequence GTGCTTTTTGGTAGCATTGAGTATTGGGCAGGTGTCCAACTTAGAAATGAATTACTGAAAAAAACATCAGGAAAAGAATTGATTACGACATTACCGATTGAAGAAAAAAATAATTTTCATCTTGTAGTAATTGTCGAAGGGGAAGTAGTTGGGACATTGATGTTATCACGAATGAATCAAACTACTATGCGAATTGAGCAAGTTGCTATTTCTAAAAAAGTTCAAGGACAAGGACTTGGTATTACACTTATTGAATACGCAGAGGAGTTTTCAAGCGAACTTGGATTTCAACATGTTTTTTTAACTGGAAGAGAATCGGCTTGGAGTTTTTATGAAAAGCTAGGTTACCAAGGGAATGACGTGGTTGAAATGAATGGAACCATTAGAATTAAAGAATTTAATAAAATAATAAGGGTAAAGGAGATGGAAACAAATGGATGA
- the mnmA gene encoding tRNA 2-thiouridine(34) synthase MnmA yields the protein MKDNSQTRVVVGMSGGVDSSVTALLLKEQGYDVVGVFMKNWDDTDDMGVCTATEDYKDVAKVANQIGVPYYSVNFEKEYWDRVFEYFLAEYRLGRTPNPDVMCNKEIKFKAFLDYAMQLGADYVATGHYAQVTRDEDGTVHMLRGVDNNKDQTYFLSQLSQEQLAKTMFPLGHMEKSEVREIAEKANLATAKKKDSTGVCFIGEKNFKEFLGKYLPAQPGKMVTLDGQVKGDHAGLMYYTIGQRQGLGIGGGQGESSEPWFVVGKELATNTLLVGQGFHHEHLYATSLEASDIHFTTNEKKETEFTCTAKFRYRQQDTEVKVILNDDQTKATVIFSEPVRAITPGQAVVFYQGDECLGGGLIDSAYNDEQKRQYV from the coding sequence ATGAAAGATAACAGCCAAACAAGAGTTGTTGTTGGAATGAGTGGAGGGGTTGACTCATCTGTTACTGCTTTATTATTAAAAGAGCAAGGATATGATGTAGTTGGCGTCTTTATGAAAAATTGGGATGATACTGATGATATGGGCGTTTGTACAGCAACTGAAGATTATAAAGATGTTGCTAAAGTAGCTAATCAAATTGGTGTTCCTTATTATTCAGTCAATTTTGAAAAAGAATATTGGGACCGCGTTTTTGAGTATTTTTTAGCAGAGTATCGTTTAGGTAGAACACCTAACCCAGATGTGATGTGTAATAAAGAAATTAAATTTAAAGCCTTTTTAGATTATGCTATGCAACTAGGTGCAGATTATGTTGCGACAGGCCACTATGCTCAAGTAACTCGTGATGAAGATGGTACTGTTCATATGCTAAGAGGTGTTGATAATAATAAAGATCAAACTTACTTTTTAAGTCAATTATCACAAGAACAATTGGCTAAAACAATGTTTCCGCTAGGCCATATGGAAAAATCAGAAGTTCGTGAGATTGCCGAAAAAGCTAATTTAGCAACTGCCAAAAAGAAAGATTCTACAGGAGTTTGCTTTATTGGTGAAAAGAATTTTAAAGAGTTCTTGGGTAAATATTTACCAGCTCAACCTGGAAAAATGGTAACTCTTGATGGTCAAGTAAAAGGAGATCATGCAGGGTTAATGTATTATACAATTGGCCAAAGACAAGGTCTTGGGATTGGTGGAGGCCAAGGTGAATCAAGTGAACCTTGGTTTGTTGTAGGAAAAGAATTAGCAACTAATACCTTGTTAGTTGGACAAGGATTTCATCATGAGCATCTTTATGCAACAAGCTTAGAAGCAAGTGATATTCATTTTACAACTAATGAGAAAAAAGAAACAGAGTTTACTTGTACTGCTAAATTTAGATACCGTCAACAAGATACTGAAGTAAAAGTTATTTTAAATGATGACCAAACTAAAGCAACTGTTATTTTTAGTGAACCAGTACGTGCCATTACACCAGGACAAGCTGTGGTCTTCTATCAAGGCGACGAGTGTTTAGGTGGCGGATTAATTGATTCAGCCTATAATGACGAACAAAAAAGACAATATGTTTAA